One Deltaproteobacteria bacterium genomic region harbors:
- a CDS encoding outer membrane beta-barrel protein, giving the protein MKKVGFIGIALMLCVPSLAGAEEAASTGVTVSGFIDASLSTSFTGTDIDKKITYGVDQVELDFSSSPAAGLTVRTDLNVFPAGGAIDADNLIEQAYLEYYFGGGSDGFSLTVGKVNAPVGIEALDPVDMYQYSSGLLFEHATPSNLTGVFAGYTSGAISAKLWMANDWDKAGSPDLPNFGGRFEYGLEELGHVALSTTFEQGSDQLMVDVDSALKFGDVTVFIEANMGMLDSEIAIGALGKVNYAFSDSYSATARFDYLDQSKTGGHKGMSGTGAFLFAVNDNFIGAVEVRADKPDGEDVGVTGAVELIASF; this is encoded by the coding sequence ATGAAAAAAGTTGGCTTTATCGGTATAGCGCTCATGCTCTGTGTTCCTTCTCTAGCGGGAGCGGAAGAAGCAGCGTCAACAGGTGTTACCGTAAGCGGATTCATCGACGCATCATTATCCACATCTTTTACAGGTACCGACATCGATAAAAAAATCACATATGGTGTGGACCAAGTAGAACTCGATTTCTCGTCCAGCCCCGCTGCCGGACTAACCGTTCGCACGGACCTCAACGTATTCCCAGCTGGAGGAGCGATAGATGCAGATAACCTCATTGAGCAAGCCTACCTGGAATACTATTTCGGGGGCGGAAGCGACGGCTTCTCGCTTACCGTTGGTAAAGTCAACGCTCCCGTCGGGATTGAGGCACTAGACCCTGTGGACATGTACCAGTACAGCTCAGGCCTACTTTTTGAGCATGCAACGCCAAGTAACCTAACGGGTGTATTCGCCGGTTATACCAGCGGTGCAATCAGTGCTAAGTTGTGGATGGCAAACGACTGGGACAAGGCGGGTTCACCTGACCTTCCAAACTTTGGTGGTCGCTTTGAATATGGCCTGGAAGAACTCGGTCACGTTGCTCTCTCGACCACATTCGAGCAAGGCAGCGACCAGCTCATGGTTGATGTCGACTCAGCACTCAAGTTTGGTGATGTAACGGTTTTTATCGAAGCCAATATGGGAATGCTCGATAGTGAAATCGCTATCGGCGCCCTCGGTAAAGTAAACTATGCCTTCAGTGACTCATACAGCGCCACTGCACGTTTCGACTATCTCGACCAGTCGAAAACCGGTGGACACAAAGGCATGAGCGGAACAGGTGCTTTTCTCTTCGCAGTCAACGATAACTTTATCGGAGCGGTTGAAGTCCGAGCCGACAAGCCTGATGGCGAGGATGTTGGCGTTACAGGAGCCGTAGAACTTATCGCTTCGTTCTAA
- a CDS encoding homoserine O-succinyltransferase — protein MPLVAHSGLPSFDRLRSDGEEILELDRAHDQDIRELHIGLCNIMPDAALEATERQFMRLIGSSNRIAQFYVHPFTLNGIERGADAQKYIDEYYTDFETLRKQGVDALIVTGANVQGTRFEDQPFWGELTEVFEFAAAQVTSTLCACLATHAALKHFQGIERVHQGDKRWGVFSHRTSSFAHPLVRNINTRFNVPHSRFNDISQAQMEDAGMCVLVTSQEAGVHLAVSEDLFRFVFFQGHPEYDRNSLFKEYKREVGRFVNGEREDYPKLPDHYLSAEGIALLKRFESEQGSVKSIEGFPEEAALVHVDNTWGDTARSIFNNWIGMVYQLTNRDRTKPFMEGVDASDPLGLRSL, from the coding sequence GCCTCTCGTGGCTCATTCTGGACTGCCTTCATTCGACAGACTTCGCAGTGATGGCGAAGAAATTCTCGAATTGGATAGAGCACATGATCAAGACATTCGTGAGCTGCACATCGGCTTGTGCAATATCATGCCGGATGCAGCCCTAGAAGCCACGGAGCGGCAGTTCATGCGGCTCATCGGTAGCTCAAACCGGATTGCGCAGTTTTATGTTCACCCATTTACTTTGAACGGTATTGAACGAGGCGCCGATGCTCAAAAATACATCGACGAATACTACACTGATTTTGAGACGCTGCGTAAACAGGGTGTGGATGCACTTATTGTAACGGGTGCCAACGTTCAGGGGACACGCTTTGAAGACCAGCCGTTTTGGGGTGAACTTACCGAGGTGTTTGAATTTGCGGCCGCTCAGGTCACGTCAACGCTTTGTGCTTGTCTGGCCACTCACGCCGCTTTGAAGCATTTTCAAGGGATTGAGCGCGTTCACCAAGGAGATAAGCGTTGGGGTGTGTTTTCACATCGCACGTCTTCTTTTGCGCATCCACTTGTTCGTAATATTAATACACGTTTCAACGTACCGCACTCAAGGTTTAACGATATCTCCCAGGCTCAAATGGAAGATGCCGGCATGTGTGTTTTGGTCACGAGCCAGGAGGCAGGTGTCCATTTGGCGGTGAGTGAAGATTTGTTTCGATTTGTGTTTTTCCAAGGCCACCCAGAGTACGACCGCAACAGCTTGTTTAAAGAATACAAGCGTGAGGTAGGCAGGTTTGTGAACGGGGAGCGTGAAGACTACCCGAAGTTACCTGACCATTATTTGAGTGCTGAAGGCATTGCTCTTTTAAAACGATTTGAGAGTGAGCAGGGCAGCGTGAAGAGCATTGAGGGCTTTCCGGAAGAAGCGGCTTTGGTGCATGTCGACAATACCTGGGGCGACACTGCCCGCAGTATCTTTAATAATTGGATCGGTATGGTTTACCAGTTAACGAACCGGGACCGTACAAAGCCTTTCATGGAAGGTGTCGATGCATCCGACCCGTTGGGGCTTCGCTCTCTTTAA
- a CDS encoding alpha/beta hydrolase: protein MLNRAINALELIKLGPVDGTKRKVRGKLASMATDSFFNSLAYAGRYHPLAHPKLHGVSVKRGVRYGQEHKRQKLDIYRPVKTSKKTVPIVFYVHGGGFRAMSKDSHWLMGLIFAKKGYLVVNVDYGLYPKHRFPEPLKDVFKAYAWLLQHARGIGGDPSQIMVAGESAGANLIMALVCAYHFERPESYAQELKSLGHPPVMALPQCGILQVTNIDRYERDPGTASTYVDLMNIVSNSYFTSESQAGQPASLADPLRVLEEETPTSPLPPCFISVGGDDPLRDDSIRLGQALRRQQSPSQFAKYPGEIHAFQMLIWRKQTRRCWRDTFDFMERHWPST from the coding sequence ATGCTCAACCGAGCTATCAACGCACTGGAACTCATTAAACTTGGACCTGTCGATGGGACCAAGCGAAAAGTTCGCGGAAAGCTTGCGAGCATGGCCACCGACAGCTTCTTCAATAGCTTGGCCTACGCCGGTCGCTATCACCCACTTGCTCACCCCAAGCTACATGGTGTGTCGGTGAAGCGCGGCGTTCGTTACGGACAAGAACACAAGCGCCAGAAGCTGGATATTTACCGGCCCGTGAAAACGTCAAAAAAGACCGTACCGATTGTCTTCTATGTTCATGGTGGGGGATTTCGAGCGATGTCCAAGGATAGCCACTGGCTTATGGGGCTCATATTCGCAAAAAAGGGATACCTCGTCGTCAACGTAGATTATGGGCTTTATCCAAAGCACCGATTCCCAGAACCGCTTAAAGATGTGTTTAAAGCCTATGCCTGGTTACTTCAACACGCTCGAGGAATCGGCGGCGACCCCTCGCAAATTATGGTTGCCGGTGAATCTGCGGGTGCCAATCTTATTATGGCATTGGTATGCGCATATCACTTTGAACGCCCCGAAAGTTACGCCCAAGAGCTTAAGAGCCTCGGACATCCTCCAGTGATGGCGCTTCCTCAATGCGGTATTCTGCAAGTGACCAATATCGACCGATATGAACGTGACCCAGGCACGGCCTCAACTTATGTAGATCTCATGAATATTGTGAGCAACTCTTATTTCACGAGCGAGAGTCAAGCCGGACAACCCGCATCGCTTGCAGATCCCCTTCGGGTTCTTGAAGAAGAGACACCCACCAGTCCTCTACCCCCCTGCTTTATCTCTGTGGGCGGAGATGACCCGCTAAGGGACGATTCTATTAGATTGGGTCAGGCACTGCGCCGGCAACAATCACCCTCACAATTCGCTAAATACCCGGGTGAAATTCATGCCTTCCAAATGCTGATTTGGAGAAAGCAAACGAGACGCTGCTGGCGTGATACCTTTGACTTTATGGAGAGGCATTGGCCTTCGACTTAA